CCCATTGCCTCAACCAATAGATGCCAATTTCATGGACAATTGTCAACGAGAATTAGCCAAATATATTGGGCCAATTAGCAAGTTTATAATAGAGGAAATGATAGAAGAAAATCCGGGCATTAGCAAAAAGGAACTAATCGAAAAGCTGGCCTTGCAGATCCCCAATGAGAGCCAGCGTCTGGAATTTAAAAGTTATTTCTCATCTTTGTAATTATTTCTTTCTCATCTTTTCTAGTCTAGAAAGAGCTAACTGGAAGCTAGTTTTCATTCTGTTAAAAGAATCGGCCAGTTGACCAATTTCGTCCCGGGACAGTTTTTGAAATTCTGCACTTAAATCCCCCCTGCTCACTTCCTCCGCTACTATTGTAATATTTTTTATTGGTTTGACTATGGTGTTTCTTAACCAAAAGTTAACCAAGAGGATGACTAAGGCATAAACAGCCATTACTACGGACATAGTGACAAGAAAAGACTGACGGGCACTGTTGATTACGGCATCGGCGGGCACATGAATAACCTGACTGCCCACAATCTCATTCAGCCGCCAACCAAAGCCGCCTTTATCCCCATACTTAGCAATAAGACTGGCGGGTGCGATTTTAGGACTAGAATGACATTCCAAACAGCTTTCCTTTGTTACTGCAAGAGGACGGGCAATATAAAATACTCTTTGGTTGCCCACTTGGCGGAATCCCTGTTGTATTTTCAAGTCCGGGTTTTGTCTAAACTGTTCGATGATATTAGCCTCAAAGGCATCTGCCTTGTCTCTGGGGTTGGTAGGGTTTATAGTAGCTTCTTTGTAGTAAAAATTCTCATAACCCTCGTGTTGGCGAAAACGCCGGAACACCTCTGTAGCGGAATAGGCAGGCACAGTTTGGGGCAAAAACTCT
The Geminocystis sp. M7585_C2015_104 genome window above contains:
- a CDS encoding DUF3365 domain-containing protein translates to MLLKWYKNLKLEQKLTAILAILFVGGSIVCGVALSSFLNSNAQREIVTKGIILMNTMNSVRDYTGTEVNPLLKDRLKEEFLPQTVPAYSATEVFRRFRQHEGYENFYYKEATINPTNPRDKADAFEANIIEQFRQNPDLKIQQGFRQVGNQRVFYIARPLAVTKESCLECHSSPKIAPASLIAKYGDKGGFGWRLNEIVGSQVIHVPADAVINSARQSFLVTMSVVMAVYALVILLVNFWLRNTIVKPIKNITIVAEEVSRGDLSAEFQKLSRDEIGQLADSFNRMKTSFQLALSRLEKMRKK